Proteins encoded in a region of the Suncus etruscus isolate mSunEtr1 chromosome 1, mSunEtr1.pri.cur, whole genome shotgun sequence genome:
- the C1H17orf80 gene encoding uncharacterized protein C17orf80 homolog gives MEECPYCKKPFKRLKSHLPHCKGIKPAGHEDQKALQSKSAALVGAKKPKRAAQDGSEQRAGVAGKHPEVMGEKPERPPQRFPLQDAGRSGTTGAADGDTRKRIQISFRAIENLEPKEAVQEEALALLERWEDAGASPGKATKIEPKSERRGLEPSKPKAALARVPVAPSLSVPERKSSSTVAKNIQAISTCFGLDPMDLPGPKLPEKALRVPSGGTLPRDTSSNLSHRGPSVTSHQSETRARVSDVLLGVTGLAGSAGLNLQENPIKMQVRGPPPPLGEGARESLAVALATSCDHSRKNPPHVAVPGQTPQEAGHSVSLSPLPTGLPCSELRVGSQASAPSLVALAMNFVSVEKTDTHLPLADPELQASPLSQLPGSGEPSLDAWHKTTTLPGGLLTSQPAQLPSVQSPPAALGLQWLPELYPAYLGLGMCPGKLQYWDLVALKPHLVIPQGESRSQVAPQWGRSSTGLRSLEPANLVPSNFSLTNLLAALQKGWVRCGASMKSGVGSVSMLFTGYFVLCCNWSFKHLKLQRWRK, from the exons ATGGAAGAATGTCCATATTGCAAGAAGCCATTCAAGCGGTTAAAGTCCCATTTGCCGCACTGTAAGGGCATCAAACCGGCTGGACACGAGGACCAGAAAGCGCTTCAGTCCAAGTCAGCGGCTCTGGTGGGtgccaaaaaaccaaaacgaGCCGCCCAAGAtggttctgagcagagagcagggGTGGCGGGGAAACATCCAGAGGTCATGGGGGAAAAACCGGAACGACCACCCCAACGTTTTCCTCTGCAAGACGCAGGAAGATCAGGGACCACCGGAGCAGCAGATGGAGACACGAGGAAGCGAATCCAAATTTCCTTTCGAGCAATTGAAAATCTTGAGCCCAAGGAGGCTGTGCAGGAAGAGGCTCTGGCCCTGCTGGAAAGATGGGAGGACGCTGGCGCCTCCCCAGGGAAGGCCACCAAGATTGAGCCTAAATCAGAGCGCAGGGGGCTTGAGCCCTCAAAACCCAAAGCCGCTTTAGCCCGTGTGCCCGTGGCACCTTCTTTGTCAGTTCCAGAGAGAAAGTCCTCCTCGACAGTAGCTAAGAACATACAAGCCATTTCGACCTGTTTTGGGCTGGACCCAATGGATCTCCCTGGACCTAAGCTTCCAGAAAAAGCTCTCCGGGTCCCAAGTGGTGGGACACTCCCTCGTGACACTTCCTCGAATCTCAGCCACAGGGGTCCCAGCGTCACAAGCCACCAGAGCGAGACCAGGGCTCGAGTCTCAGatgtgctcctgggtgtgacagGCTTGGCAGGGTCAGCGGGTCTTAATCTGCAGGAGAACCCCATAAAAATGCAAGTCAGGGGCCCACCACCTCCCCTTGGCGAAGGGGCCCGGGAGAGCCTGGCGGTGGCATTGGCTACTTCATGTGACCACTCAAGGAAAAACCCACCTCACGTGGCAGTCCCAGGACAGACGCCCCAAGAGGCAGGTCACAGCGTCAGTTTGTCACCGCTTCCAACGGGGCTGCCTTGCAGTGAGCTGCGGGTGGGCTCACAGGCCTCTGCTCCAAGCCTGGTTGCTCTGGCCATGAACTTTGTCTCAGTGGAGAAAACTGACACCCACCTTCCTCTGGCTGACCCTGAGCTCCAGGCCTCGCCACTGAGTCAGCTGCCAGGTTCTGGGGAGCCCTCCCTGGATGCTTGGCACAAAACCACGACACTCCCAGGGGGACTGCTGACCTCGCAGCCAGCCCAGCTTCCCTCTGTGCAGAGCCCCCCAGCCGCACTGGGCCTACAGTGGCTCCCTGAGCTGTACCCCGCCTACCTGGGGCTCGGTATGTGCCCCGGGAAACTGCAGTATTGGGACTTGGTGGCCCTCAAGCCGCACCTCGTCATTCCGCAGGGAGAGAGCCGCTCACAAG TCGCTCCACAGTGGGGACGAAGTTCAACTGGTCTAAGGAGCTTGGAACCGGCCAACCTTGTCCCCTCCAACTTCTCCCTCACGAATCTCTTGGCGGCTTTGCAAAAAG GTTGGGTCAGGTGTGGCGCCTCCATGAAGAGCGGCGTGGGCAGCGTCTCCATGCTCTTCACCGGCTACTTCGTCCTCTGCTGTAACTGGAGCTTCAAGCATCTAA AGCTGCAGCGCTGGCGAAAGTGA